GGCAGGCCCAGCCCCATGGCCTTGAGATCAAACCCGAGGCAGTCGAGCGCCTGACAACCTACTGTTGCAGAATAGAACTGTCGAATATTCACCACAATCTGGTTTCGCGCGCCGATTTGGAGAATATTGTGCAAAAGCACGTGGCGGCCTCCCTCACGCCACTCCTGGTCGCCGATACTGGAAGTGGACGGAAGTGGGTGGATGTTGGATCTGGGGCTGGATTTCCGGGGCTGGTGCTGGCTCTTGTGGACCCGGAGCGCGAAGTCACGCTCATCGAAGGGTCCCACAAGCGATGTGTGTTTCTCGACGGGATCGCCCGGGATCTCGGGCTGAGGGGCGTGCGGGTCATCGCGGCCCGCGTGGAGACAGTCCTGGAACGGCAGCAGCTCCTCGGAGCGTTCGACCTCCTGATGGCGCGCGCCGTCGCGGATCTGACTCATACGCTGAGCGCCTTCGGGGCATTGGTTCGTCCGGGCGGGCAAATTCTCACCTACAAAGGCCCTCTCTGGAGCGAAGAGGTTGGCAGGGCTCGGAGCATGGGGCTCCTTGACAACGAGGCGTATCGACTGGAGCAGGTCCTCCAGATCCCGTGGACCCAGGGCCGGATCCTCCTCATCAGGAAGCAGGCCGCGCCAGCGGCATAGCGCGCGAGTGTTTCACGTGAAACATCGGGCGCCGGAATAGCTCCAGCGCGATCGATGTTTCACGTGAAACATCGTTGACCCCGAGATCGGCGGCTGTTACCTTGCGCGCAGGTTTCCCCGTGCTCGCGCAATCCGCACCTCCACAGACGCCGAAGTCGAGGATTCATGGCCAGAACCATCGCGATAGCGAACCAAAAGGGCGGAGTTGGGAAGACGACGACCGCGATCAATGTCTCAGCCGCGCTGGCAGGGCTCGGCCAGAAGATCCTGCTCATCGATGCCGACCCTCAAGGGAACGCGAGTTCCGGACTCGGCGTCCTGGCCGGGCCCGACGAGTTGACGACGTATGAGGTGCTTCTTGGGGAATCCGGGGCGGCGGAGGCGATCCGGAGTACGGGAATCGAAGGATTGGACCTTCTCCCGAGCGATGCGCGTCTAGCGGGAGCGGAGGTCGAGCTTGTTCCCCTGCCCGACAGAGAACGGGTCCTCAGGAAGGCTCTCGATCCCGAGGGAGAACGCTACGATTTCATCTTCATGGACTGCCCCCCCTCCCTGGGTTTTTTGACACTCAACGCGCTCACTGCCGCCCGGTCGGTGCTGGTCCCAATCCAGTGCGAGTACTACGCCCTGGAAGGCCTCGGAAGGCTTCTCGAGACGGTCGAGAGGATCAAGGCCTCGCTGAATCCCGACCTGGAGCTGGAGGGGATCCTGCTGACGATGTACGACAACCGTCTCAATCTCTCGACCCAGGTCGCCGCGGAAGCGCGCCACTATTTCGGGTCAAGAGTCTACCGGACGATGATCCCGCGCAATGTCAGGCTTGGCGAGGCTCCCAGCTTCGGCAAGCCGATCACGCAGTACGATCGGCATTGCATAGGCGCGGAAAGCTATGTGGCTCTTGCAAAGGAGATCTTGGGAAATGACCAGGAAAGCGCTGGGGAGGGGCCTGGAAGCTCTCATTCCTCCACGCCCGAGCGAGGGAACAAGGAGCGATCGATCGAGCGAGCAGGCGACGCTCCCGGTTGACAGCATCAGGCCGAATCCGTGGCAACCGAGAAAATCGCCAGATCCAACGAAAATGGACGACCTGGTCCGGTCGATCAAGACGAGAGGAATTCTGGAGCCTGTCCTTGTCAGACGAGTGGCCGGGCGGTTCGAGCTCGTTGCCGGTGAAAGAAGGCTGCAGGCCGCGCAGCGGCTCGGGATGAAGGAGGTTCCGGTCATCATCGTCGAGCTGGACGACAAGGAGAGCCTGGAGGTTGCGCTGGTCGAGAACGTCCAGCGGGAGGACCTGAACCCGGTCGACGAAGCGCAGGCCTATCTCATCCTCAACGATGAGTTCGGGTACACGCATGACCAGATCGCCGAGCGGGTCGGGAAGGACCGGAGCACGGTATCGAATCTCCTGCGCCTGCTGAAGCTGCCCGAAGAAGTGCGGGGGGCGATCGTGGCCGGGACGCTGACGAGCGGCCACGCGCGCGCGCTGCTCTCTCTTCCCAGGCCGAAGGACCAGATTCGCTGGGCCCGGAGAATGATCCAGCGAGCCTGGTCGGTCCGAGAGGCAGAGGCCAGGATCGCGGAGGCGACTCGGCCGGCAGGCATGATCGAGAGGAAGAGACGTCCTGTCCCGCTACGGGACCCGCATCTGAGCCGAGTAGAAGAAGCGATCCGCCGGCGCGTTGGCAGCGATGTCCACCTTGCCGTCAACAGGAAGGGAGGCGGAACGCTGGAGCTTCGCTTCGCGGATCAGCAGGACCTGGAGCGGATTCTCGATCTGCTCGGCGTACAAGTGCACTGATGCACCGATCACGGCTGCTGACCAGCGTCGTCACGTGGCTTCAGAAGCACGCGGCCGCCGATCGCAACAGCGTGACGATCACGATCACCCCCGCGCAGGCGGAGAGGGCCTTTCAGGTCGAGCTTCCAAGATGGAGTCTTCGTCTGCTCGCGGCGATTCTGATCTCCGCGTTCGCGCTCATTCTCGCGGGCGGCGTTCTCTACGGAAAGCTGATTCGCGATGCGATTGTCCTGAGGGAGATCCGTCAAGAGAACCAGGTGCTTCGGGCGGGCGCGGCAAAGCTCCTCGACCTGGAGCAAGAGGTCAAGCACCTCGAGCGTGTGAGGAGACAGCTCTATGCGATCGCCGGCGTGCCCGATAGCGGCACAGCCGTGATCGGTGTCTCGGAGGCGCCCGATCCACACGCGATCGTGGCAGAAGCCGAGCCGGGCGACTGGTCTCACGGCCCCGACGGCGAAGGGGAAGGGCCGATTCTCAACGCGCCGCACATCGGTCCCGTGAGCAGGGGGTACGCCACGGCCGGGGGCAAAAGGCCGGAGCATCTGGGCGTCGACATTGCGGGGAGGGAGGGCGCGCCCGTGTCGGCCGCCGGGAGCGGCGAAGTCGTCTTCGCGGGATGGGACACGGCCTACGGGAACATGCTCGTGGTGCGGCATCGCGACGGATGGGAGACGAGGTACGGACACAATCAATCGCTGCTCGTCAGCCATGGCGACTCGGTCAAGGTGGGGCAGACGATCGCCCTCTTGGGGAGCACAGGGCAGAGTTCTGCCCCGCATCTCCACTTCGAAGTGCTGAGGAGGGGGGCGCCGGTCGACCCCGGCGCCTTCTTCCCTTTGTATGGCGGGAGGCCATAGCGCCGAATCGCGTTGTCACTTGGGGGCGGTGGGGGGTAGCCTGAGAGGCGCTCCATGCTGGCCGGGAGCAAGAGGGAGGAGGCATGTTCGGCAAAGCCGCAGAGACCGGGGTCGCGCGTTCTCAGTCACTGATCCAGGAAGGGGTGACCGTAAGAGGCGACATGAAGGCGGATGGCGACGTGCGCCTCGACGGCGCGCTCGAGGGCACCCTCTTCTCGAAATCCCGCGTGACCATCGGCGCCACCGGAAAGATCCGGGCGGACATCGAGGCGGCCGAGATCCTCGTCATGGGGGAGATCCATGGGAAGATCACCGGCCACAAGCGGATCGAGCTGCGAAAGGGAGCCCGCCTCGTCGGCGACATCTCCACTCAGTCGCTCGTGATCGAGGAGGGGGTCTTCTTCCAGGGGCTGTGCCAGATGACCGAGGCCACGGCCGGCGCGACGGCCGGCCCGCCAGGCGCAACACAGACCAGGGACGTGAAGCCGGCGCCCGCCGGCGGATCGCGCGACCAGATCAGGAGCATCTACTCGCAGAGCGGTTCGAGCCACTCGAACTGAAGCGCGACCCTGGGCGGGATGGCCGCCCCGCCACTCGCGCCGGCGCAGGCCCGCTCGCGGCGACAGGAGAGCCTCGGGACGCGCCCGGGGCAGACCGACCTGGCCACGAGGGGAGGCTTTCCACAATTTCGGACGGCGCAGGGGCACCAACCCCCTCCAGGCCGCCACCTAATGGCCTAACGATATCGAGACATGGAAGATAGGCGCCAGAGCCGCCCCCGCCCGGCCATGTTGACTTCGTGTGGAAAAGGCGTTCTCCCCAAGGGGGAGCGGCCCCGAGGGCCTCACGTGAGGCACGAGCGATTGACGGATGGAACGCCGGAATCCTATAGTCCAGACATAGATCTGCCGGTTCAGAGCACCGGTCCAGGAAGTCCGCGTCCACTGGGTTGGGTTGGCGCTGGAGGGGAAGGGATGCAACGCACATATCGCAGAGTGGCGGGGTGCCTCCTGTGCTTGGGGCTCCTTCTTTATGGGGGCTGCTCTGAGGACGATGTTACCGGGAACCAAGACAAGGAAGGGCCGGCGGTCCAATTCGTCCTCCCGATCTCGCCACCCGAGGCGCCGGTCGAGTACTCCGAACACGTCGACATCTATGTGACGGCGACCGACAACACCGCCGTCTCCAGGGTGGAGTTCTGGGGCGCCCGCGAGACCGTGCAGAACCCCGACCAGATCGCGACGCTGACAGCGCCGCTCTCTCCCGTCCCGGATTCGATCGAGGCTCCGCCTGGAATGGCGGTCTATGGGACTCGGTACAGCATCCGCGCGATCCGCAACGGGAGCCGTGTGCGTCTCTTCGCGCGCGCCTTCGATGCCGCAGGCAACTCGACCCGATCCGACCAGATGGTGATCAAGGTCTTGAACCTCGGCGGAAACCTCTATCCCCCCGCGGCCGAATTCTTCGTGAAACCGCCGCGAGGGACCGTCGACAGTCTTTTCACATTCGATGCGTCGGTCACGCGCGACAGCGTGGACACGCCCAGTGAAATCGCGGTCAGATGGGACTTCGACGGCGATGGCGTCTGGGACAGGGATTGGGGAGAGGGGTTGACCGCCGCGGTGCGAGTCGACTTCAAGTACAATCGCCCGAGAGTCTACCGCCCTGTTCTTGAGGCCAAGAACTCCTACCTCCCCGACTCGACAGCGCGAGCGACGCAGGAGCTCGAGGTCACGCCGGCCGGCGGCGTGAATCCCGTGCCTCCCGAGCCGGAGAACATGATCCTGATTCCCGCGGGAGTCTACAGGGTCGGAAGCCCCGATCTGTCCAACCCGCAGAGCGACGAGCTTCCGCAGCACAGGGTGCGCTTGACGGCGGAGTATTACATAGAGAAGACCGAGGTGACCAATCGGCTCTATCTACGCTACCTGAAGAGCGTCATGTCGGGAGATGCTCCGCGGGTCCGCCGGGAAGGTCCATTCCTGCGGTACTATCCGACCACCGGAGAGCCGCTTCTGCTGCTCGACTTCAACAGCTCCGCCCTGTTCTTCGATCCGGACGGCGACAGCGTCGCTGTTCCGGCGGCATCGCGGGCGCTGCCGGTGGTGGGCGTGACCTGGCAAGGCGCCAGGCTCTACTGCGAGCACTTCGGGCTCCGCCTCCCCACGGAGCACGAGTGGGAGGTCGCGGCGAAGGGCGACTCGCTGAGGTTCTCCTACCCCTGGGGGACGACGATCAGGCCGGATCAGGCCAACTACCTGGATAGCCGGATCGGTAGGCCGTTGCCCGTGGGATCGTATCCGGCCTGGACCGGCCAGTTCGGACTCCTCGATGTCTGCGGGAACGCCCAGGAGTGGACGAAGGACTGGTACGCGCCTTACCCCGAAAGGGACGAACTCCTCAATCCGGAGGGTCCCATCTCGGGCAGCAGGAGGGTCCTGCGGGGAGGGAGCTACATTCTCAGCGCCACGGGCGTGCGGGTCACCTCGAGAGAGGCGGGGAACCCCGACCAGCCGTCCGATGTCGTGGGCTTCCGGACGGCGTACACGAAACCGTAGCACCGGACTCAATCCCGCCCAGGGAGATCGAGTGAGCCGCCGCCGGCCGAGATGTCAGCGGCGGCTTCTGTTCAACGGCGGCGGCGACTCGCCGCCGGGAGCGCGAACAATGACGCCACGCGGCGCCGGCAAACGCAAAAGAGAGATCGCGACTCTCGCGATCCACGGATCCGCCGACCAGGCCGGATCCGATTCGATAGGCGTGCCCCTCACGCCGCCCATTGTGCAGGCCAGCACATTCGCATTCGAGACGCCGGAGGAGATGATCTCCGTCTTCGAGGGGAAGAAGCCCGGATATGTCTACTCCCGATACGGGAACCCGACACTCAGCATTGTGGAAGAGAAACTCGCGGCCCTGGAGGGCGGGAGCTACGGGCTCCTCTTCTCGTCCGGGCTCGCGGCGATTCACGCCGTTCTATGGCATGGGTTGAAGACCGGCGACCGGATCTTGACATCGCGCGATCTCTACGGCGGAACGATCGATCTCATGTCACGCCTGCTGCCGCGCCTAGGGGTCGAGTGGATTCGGGTGGATATCAACGACGAGGAGGAGTACCAGGCGGCGCTCAGTGAAGGGCCGGACCTGGTCTACTTCGAGACGCCGACGAATCCACTGCTGAGGATCGTGGACGGCGCGAGGGCTACCGCGCTGGCGCACGGGGTGGGCGCGCGCGTGGCGGTGGACAACACCTTCGCGACGCCGATCCTGCAGAACCCCATCGAGTGGGGGGCCGACTTCGTGCTGCACAGCGCGACGAAGTACCTCGGCGGGCATTCGGACCTCGTGCTGGGAGCCGTCGTCGGACGGGGGAACGACGAAAGCGGGCTCGAGAGGGTAAG
The DNA window shown above is from Candidatus Eisenbacteria bacterium and carries:
- a CDS encoding aminotransferase class I/II-fold pyridoxal phosphate-dependent enzyme, with product MSWASGRRTRNRSTGLNPAQGDRVSRRRPRCQRRLLFNGGGDSPPGARTMTPRGAGKRKREIATLAIHGSADQAGSDSIGVPLTPPIVQASTFAFETPEEMISVFEGKKPGYVYSRYGNPTLSIVEEKLAALEGGSYGLLFSSGLAAIHAVLWHGLKTGDRILTSRDLYGGTIDLMSRLLPRLGVEWIRVDINDEEEYQAALSEGPDLVYFETPTNPLLRIVDGARATALAHGVGARVAVDNTFATPILQNPIEWGADFVLHSATKYLGGHSDLVLGAVVGRGNDESGLERVRRDHGASADPFAAWLLNRGLATLAVRVRAQAATAEYLVERLARHPRVERAHYPGLDGDPGHAIAARQMRGYGGMFSLTLRDGREAAVALMSGLRLIRLATSLGGVETLVSHPATSSHRMLPPQEREDLGIREGTVRFSVGLEDREDLLADIEEALGEAGGEGR
- a CDS encoding ParA family protein, which encodes MARTIAIANQKGGVGKTTTAINVSAALAGLGQKILLIDADPQGNASSGLGVLAGPDELTTYEVLLGESGAAEAIRSTGIEGLDLLPSDARLAGAEVELVPLPDRERVLRKALDPEGERYDFIFMDCPPSLGFLTLNALTAARSVLVPIQCEYYALEGLGRLLETVERIKASLNPDLELEGILLTMYDNRLNLSTQVAAEARHYFGSRVYRTMIPRNVRLGEAPSFGKPITQYDRHCIGAESYVALAKEILGNDQESAGEGPGSSHSSTPERGNKERSIERAGDAPG
- a CDS encoding ParB/RepB/Spo0J family partition protein is translated as MTRKALGRGLEALIPPRPSEGTRSDRSSEQATLPVDSIRPNPWQPRKSPDPTKMDDLVRSIKTRGILEPVLVRRVAGRFELVAGERRLQAAQRLGMKEVPVIIVELDDKESLEVALVENVQREDLNPVDEAQAYLILNDEFGYTHDQIAERVGKDRSTVSNLLRLLKLPEEVRGAIVAGTLTSGHARALLSLPRPKDQIRWARRMIQRAWSVREAEARIAEATRPAGMIERKRRPVPLRDPHLSRVEEAIRRRVGSDVHLAVNRKGGGTLELRFADQQDLERILDLLGVQVH
- a CDS encoding polymer-forming cytoskeletal protein, whose amino-acid sequence is MFGKAAETGVARSQSLIQEGVTVRGDMKADGDVRLDGALEGTLFSKSRVTIGATGKIRADIEAAEILVMGEIHGKITGHKRIELRKGARLVGDISTQSLVIEEGVFFQGLCQMTEATAGATAGPPGATQTRDVKPAPAGGSRDQIRSIYSQSGSSHSN
- a CDS encoding formylglycine-generating enzyme family protein; the encoded protein is MEDRRQSRPRPAMLTSCGKGVLPKGERPRGPHVRHERLTDGTPESYSPDIDLPVQSTGPGSPRPLGWVGAGGEGMQRTYRRVAGCLLCLGLLLYGGCSEDDVTGNQDKEGPAVQFVLPISPPEAPVEYSEHVDIYVTATDNTAVSRVEFWGARETVQNPDQIATLTAPLSPVPDSIEAPPGMAVYGTRYSIRAIRNGSRVRLFARAFDAAGNSTRSDQMVIKVLNLGGNLYPPAAEFFVKPPRGTVDSLFTFDASVTRDSVDTPSEIAVRWDFDGDGVWDRDWGEGLTAAVRVDFKYNRPRVYRPVLEAKNSYLPDSTARATQELEVTPAGGVNPVPPEPENMILIPAGVYRVGSPDLSNPQSDELPQHRVRLTAEYYIEKTEVTNRLYLRYLKSVMSGDAPRVRREGPFLRYYPTTGEPLLLLDFNSSALFFDPDGDSVAVPAASRALPVVGVTWQGARLYCEHFGLRLPTEHEWEVAAKGDSLRFSYPWGTTIRPDQANYLDSRIGRPLPVGSYPAWTGQFGLLDVCGNAQEWTKDWYAPYPERDELLNPEGPISGSRRVLRGGSYILSATGVRVTSREAGNPDQPSDVVGFRTAYTKP
- the rsmG gene encoding 16S rRNA (guanine(527)-N(7))-methyltransferase RsmG, producing the protein MRRRRRDPRPDGEWRSQIEQLARQAQPHGLEIKPEAVERLTTYCCRIELSNIHHNLVSRADLENIVQKHVAASLTPLLVADTGSGRKWVDVGSGAGFPGLVLALVDPEREVTLIEGSHKRCVFLDGIARDLGLRGVRVIAARVETVLERQQLLGAFDLLMARAVADLTHTLSAFGALVRPGGQILTYKGPLWSEEVGRARSMGLLDNEAYRLEQVLQIPWTQGRILLIRKQAAPAA